The following proteins come from a genomic window of Rhodohalobacter sp. 614A:
- a CDS encoding efflux RND transporter periplasmic adaptor subunit — MKHIYKSIPAIIILLILASCGGGDSQQTQFQRPGGFRGQEAISVEVIPVRASDISEQVSAFGNIQAKETIEIVPQVSNRITQIHVDLGDDVRRGQLLAEIYSVPFQESVQQARAQVRQARATFERDSTQLSRQEQLLENDLISQSEFDDARATYLNSLSQYESVQAALSQSEEDLENTTIESPVNGVVLSRSASEGDLATTGQTIFEIANLTGFETRVFLPIHDWERVEIGQAVYMSLSTDGENVAEGVVARKSPRLDPTTGLGEVVVALTNTSSEVYQGALVQTKINLQTKRDVVVIPRSALVEKVETYIAPETGTIELERSYSAFIASSDTAATRRDLELGIEQGDRIEILSGLQPGDQLVVTGQESLEDGSPIRVAGSTPAFSSGADTTGTIRRSGPPNRQGGARQDTSGQTEQN, encoded by the coding sequence TTGAAACATATCTATAAAAGTATCCCGGCTATTATCATTTTACTTATTCTTGCCTCGTGTGGCGGAGGCGACTCACAGCAAACTCAATTTCAACGTCCCGGGGGTTTTAGGGGACAGGAAGCCATAAGCGTTGAAGTAATTCCTGTTCGGGCGTCTGATATTTCTGAACAGGTAAGTGCGTTCGGCAACATACAGGCTAAGGAGACCATTGAAATTGTGCCGCAGGTTTCAAACAGAATCACCCAAATTCACGTTGATCTTGGTGATGATGTTCGGCGTGGACAATTGCTGGCTGAAATTTATTCTGTTCCATTTCAAGAGTCTGTCCAGCAGGCTCGTGCCCAGGTAAGACAGGCCCGCGCCACGTTTGAACGGGACAGCACCCAATTAAGCCGACAGGAACAACTGCTGGAGAATGACCTGATCAGTCAGTCGGAATTCGACGATGCCAGAGCCACGTACCTGAATAGTCTTTCGCAGTATGAATCAGTCCAGGCTGCCCTTTCTCAAAGTGAGGAAGATCTTGAAAATACAACGATTGAATCGCCTGTAAATGGAGTGGTTCTAAGCCGGTCCGCTTCCGAAGGCGATTTAGCCACCACAGGGCAAACCATTTTTGAAATTGCCAACCTGACTGGTTTTGAAACACGGGTTTTTCTGCCCATTCATGATTGGGAACGGGTGGAAATTGGTCAGGCGGTTTACATGTCACTCTCAACGGATGGTGAAAATGTTGCAGAAGGTGTGGTTGCAAGAAAAAGCCCGCGTCTGGACCCCACTACCGGGCTCGGCGAAGTAGTTGTGGCTTTAACAAATACGTCTTCAGAAGTATATCAGGGTGCGCTTGTTCAAACCAAAATCAACCTGCAGACCAAGCGAGACGTCGTGGTTATTCCCCGCTCGGCACTTGTTGAAAAAGTTGAAACCTACATCGCTCCCGAAACGGGAACCATTGAACTGGAGCGGTCTTACTCAGCATTTATTGCCAGCAGTGATACGGCAGCTACACGAAGAGATTTAGAGTTAGGAATAGAACAAGGCGACCGCATAGAAATTCTCAGCGGCCTGCAACCGGGCGATCAACTTGTGGTTACCGGCCAGGAAAGTCTTGAGGATGGCTCGCCCATTCGGGTTGCAGGCAGCACACCGGCATTTTCCAGCGGCGCAGATACAACGGGTACCATACGGCGATCAGGTCCTCCGAACAGGCAAGGCGGAGCCAGACAAGATACATCCGGCCAAACCGAACAAAATTAA
- a CDS encoding GAF domain-containing protein — protein sequence MNKEAILNKVESIVSTDQKRDDKLRAICELLDEQIDVFDWTGFYLTSPEEDKMLILGPYVGEPTDHIRIPFGKGICGQAAETLDTFVVQDVSQADNYLACSLDVKSEIVVPIMKNGIFLGELDIDSHTKDAITPELKNLCEEICKIITPIF from the coding sequence ATGAATAAAGAAGCCATTCTCAACAAGGTTGAATCCATTGTAAGTACCGATCAAAAACGCGATGACAAACTCCGCGCAATCTGTGAACTGTTAGACGAACAAATTGACGTATTTGATTGGACGGGCTTTTACCTCACTTCTCCGGAGGAAGATAAAATGCTGATTTTAGGACCTTATGTTGGCGAACCGACCGACCACATCCGTATCCCTTTTGGAAAGGGAATTTGCGGCCAGGCTGCCGAAACACTGGATACATTTGTTGTACAGGATGTAAGCCAGGCGGATAATTATCTGGCCTGCAGCCTCGATGTGAAATCAGAGATTGTCGTTCCCATCATGAAGAATGGTATTTTTCTGGGTGAACTTGATATCGATTCTCACACGAAAGATGCCATCACTCCGGAGCTCAAAAATCTGTGTGAAGAAATCTGTAAAATAATCACCCCCATTTTTTGA